In Acinetobacter pittii, one genomic interval encodes:
- the def gene encoding peptide deformylase, which translates to MSVVLPVAKRGEDILKLIAAPVSVNELNSNWLYQLADAMHATMLERNGVGIAAPQVYISKRVIIVASRPNPRYPDAPEMEAVVMVNPEILEFSNEVCLGEEGCLSVPDERGQVERAEMVKVKYLTLQGEMVETVFHGFPARIVQHEVDHLNGILFVERIS; encoded by the coding sequence ATGAGTGTAGTTCTACCTGTCGCGAAGCGTGGCGAAGATATTTTAAAACTAATTGCGGCTCCCGTTTCGGTAAATGAGTTAAACAGTAATTGGCTTTATCAGCTTGCTGACGCTATGCATGCAACAATGCTTGAGCGTAATGGAGTAGGGATTGCTGCACCGCAAGTTTATATCTCTAAACGCGTTATTATTGTGGCGTCTCGACCAAATCCACGCTATCCAGATGCACCCGAAATGGAAGCAGTGGTCATGGTAAATCCTGAAATTTTAGAGTTCTCAAACGAAGTTTGTTTAGGTGAAGAAGGCTGTTTAAGTGTGCCGGATGAGCGTGGACAAGTTGAACGTGCAGAAATGGTGAAGGTTAAATATTTAACACTACAAGGTGAAATGGTTGAGACAGTTTTTCATGGTTTTCCTGCTCGTATTGTTCAACATGAAGTCGATCATTTAAATGGGATCTTGTTTGTAGAAAGAATAAGCTAA
- the glsA gene encoding glutaminase, whose protein sequence is MKTPLPEYLANVIEACDIDNSGHLADYIPELANANPDRLALAMSTVDGEIYSVGDDDVEFTIQSISKPFVYAYVLQQLGIDAVLAKVGVEPSGEAFNEISLGKDGRPKNPMINSGAITTHSLIQVKHGLHSAEILRRFMSELAGRELSFDESVYDSEVKTAYRNLSIGYMLRTVGILETDPVDIVNGYIRQCAILVTVKDLVRMGSVLANGGVDPKTGKRLLNRSVVRQVLSVMMSCGMYDAAGDWLSTVGIPAKSGVAGGILGVLPGQVSIAAFSPRLDEHGHSVRGIDILERLSRDMGLHLMEGTPSAQTIVQSHYRTGKDASLSVYVLRGVLKFTEAEMLLRILQEETTDQSTIVIDLTQISLIHDVGKRMFLEGVDRLIDDGHTLVLVDPEQRLDHARTAKDRELHVYHDFDDLLEKHEIRTKKKTYSDIAALLNC, encoded by the coding sequence ATGAAAACCCCTCTCCCAGAATATTTGGCAAATGTTATTGAAGCCTGTGACATCGATAACAGCGGTCATCTCGCCGATTATATTCCTGAGTTGGCAAATGCAAACCCAGATCGATTAGCTTTAGCAATGTCTACGGTAGATGGTGAAATTTATTCGGTTGGCGATGATGATGTTGAATTCACCATACAATCGATTTCTAAACCATTCGTATATGCTTATGTTTTACAACAGCTTGGTATTGATGCAGTACTTGCGAAAGTAGGAGTGGAGCCTTCAGGGGAAGCATTCAATGAAATTTCATTGGGTAAAGATGGCCGTCCAAAAAACCCGATGATCAACTCTGGCGCAATTACGACACACTCCTTAATTCAGGTCAAACATGGTTTACATAGTGCAGAAATTCTACGCCGCTTTATGAGCGAGCTTGCAGGTCGCGAATTAAGTTTTGATGAGTCTGTATATGATTCGGAAGTCAAAACTGCTTACCGTAATCTTTCGATCGGTTATATGTTACGAACTGTCGGAATTTTAGAAACCGATCCAGTTGATATTGTGAATGGGTATATTCGTCAATGTGCGATTTTGGTGACGGTTAAAGATCTGGTACGTATGGGCAGTGTACTTGCCAATGGTGGGGTTGACCCTAAAACTGGAAAACGCCTCTTGAACCGATCGGTGGTTAGACAAGTGCTTAGTGTCATGATGAGCTGTGGTATGTACGATGCGGCGGGTGACTGGCTTTCAACTGTCGGTATTCCTGCTAAAAGTGGTGTAGCAGGCGGTATCTTGGGGGTGCTGCCAGGTCAGGTCAGTATTGCTGCTTTTTCACCTCGACTAGATGAGCATGGTCACAGTGTTCGAGGTATCGATATTTTAGAACGGTTATCTCGTGACATGGGACTACATCTCATGGAAGGTACGCCTTCTGCACAAACTATTGTCCAAAGCCATTATCGTACAGGTAAGGATGCATCCTTAAGTGTGTATGTGCTTCGCGGTGTATTGAAATTTACCGAAGCTGAAATGTTGTTGCGTATTTTGCAAGAAGAGACGACTGACCAAAGCACAATCGTGATTGATTTAACCCAGATTTCACTTATCCATGATGTGGGTAAACGTATGTTCTTAGAAGGGGTAGATCGACTGATTGATGATGGTCATACCCTTGTTTTGGTTGACCCTGAACAACGTTTAGATCATGCGAGAACCGCTAAAGATCGTGAACTTCATGTCTATCATGATTTCGATGATTTATTAGAAAAGCATGAGATCCGCACTAAAAAAAAGACTTATAGCGACATCGCGGCACTTCTAAACTGTTGA
- a CDS encoding AraC family transcriptional regulator, translating to MSDSLIQSDLSELVIGLSSEHSYREITPTHTHTRAQFLYASTGNIQVFTPNHVWIVPPMCALWIPAHVEHSVISLSHVKLNTALVEVNAAALMGQHCFIIRVSNLLHELLIRLNEIEREDAPNTATSQELSRSLQILIFEEIHRANLLPIQIPWPKDKRLLKICQELLHTPDHSKDLTDWADDIGASSRTLMRMFQKETGLSYRAWVQQMHIALALSKIANGESIAQISESLGYTNPSAFSAMFKRHLGKTPQQFRSAAMSL from the coding sequence GACTCTCTTCTGAACATTCTTACCGAGAAATCACGCCTACTCACACGCATACACGTGCACAGTTTTTATATGCATCCACTGGAAATATTCAGGTTTTTACACCCAATCATGTGTGGATTGTACCGCCCATGTGCGCGTTATGGATTCCAGCACATGTTGAGCACAGCGTGATTTCACTAAGTCACGTTAAGTTAAATACGGCGTTGGTTGAAGTAAATGCAGCCGCTCTAATGGGACAACATTGTTTTATTATTCGAGTCAGTAATCTGTTGCATGAACTTTTGATTCGTTTAAATGAAATTGAGCGAGAAGACGCTCCAAATACTGCGACTTCCCAAGAGCTTTCACGTTCTTTACAAATTTTGATTTTTGAAGAAATTCATCGGGCCAATTTGTTGCCTATCCAGATACCGTGGCCGAAAGACAAACGATTATTAAAAATTTGCCAAGAGTTATTACATACGCCTGACCATTCAAAAGATTTAACAGATTGGGCTGATGATATTGGCGCGAGCTCTAGAACTTTAATGCGTATGTTCCAAAAAGAAACGGGGCTATCTTATCGGGCATGGGTACAGCAAATGCATATTGCACTCGCCTTGAGTAAAATAGCGAATGGCGAATCTATTGCTCAAATTTCAGAATCACTGGGGTATACAAACCCCAGCGCGTTCAGTGCGATGTTTAAGCGACATCTAGGAAAAACACCTCAACAGTTTAGAAGTGCCGCGATGTCGCTATAA
- the proP gene encoding MFS transporter, protein MDQDLTLQDANYLNKEDKRTLALSSLGGALEFYDFVIYVFYAKIISDLFFPSTLSPFWAMLNTYGIFAAGYFFRPLGGVVMAHFGDLVGRKKLFSLSILLMALPTLFIGILPTFENIGYLAPLLLLLMRVVQGIAIGGEIPAAWTFVSEHVPERKIGLANGLLTAGLSLGILLGALMSLWISLNFSEGQIHDWAWRIPFIAGGIFGLIALYLRTYLKETPVFKAMQARKEISKEMPVKQVLKTHKTAVAIGMLFTWFLTGCVVVVILAMPNLLIGSFGFERAQTFEMQSAAIVMQMVGCILAGYFADRFGCGKVMMVGALAVALTAAVFYNSLGHAAHSTIFGLYMLLGLCSGTVGMVSSSMVKMFPAPVRFSGISFSYNLSYAIVGGMTLPLVHWLSQYSDIGAMYYIFALTILAFVTAFVFWNKFEKNRY, encoded by the coding sequence ATGGATCAGGACTTAACTTTGCAGGATGCGAACTATCTTAATAAAGAAGATAAACGAACCCTTGCCCTTTCTTCACTGGGTGGAGCTTTAGAATTTTACGATTTTGTGATTTATGTGTTTTACGCCAAAATCATTTCCGACCTCTTTTTCCCCAGCACGCTTAGTCCGTTTTGGGCCATGCTTAATACTTACGGTATTTTTGCAGCAGGTTACTTTTTTAGGCCTTTAGGCGGGGTCGTCATGGCCCATTTTGGTGACTTGGTCGGGCGTAAAAAGTTATTTTCACTTTCTATTTTGCTGATGGCATTGCCTACTCTGTTTATCGGGATTTTGCCTACCTTTGAAAATATTGGGTATTTGGCCCCCCTACTGTTATTGCTCATGCGTGTGGTGCAAGGTATTGCGATTGGGGGGGAAATTCCGGCCGCGTGGACCTTTGTGTCTGAACACGTGCCTGAAAGAAAAATTGGACTGGCAAATGGTTTATTAACTGCCGGACTGTCTTTAGGAATTTTACTAGGTGCGCTCATGTCTTTATGGATTTCGCTAAACTTTAGTGAAGGACAAATTCATGACTGGGCATGGCGGATTCCTTTTATTGCAGGTGGTATTTTTGGTCTGATTGCACTTTATTTACGGACCTATTTAAAAGAAACACCTGTGTTTAAAGCCATGCAGGCACGTAAAGAAATTTCAAAAGAAATGCCTGTAAAACAAGTCTTAAAAACGCATAAAACAGCCGTTGCGATTGGCATGTTATTTACATGGTTTTTAACGGGCTGTGTGGTGGTGGTGATTTTAGCCATGCCCAACCTACTGATTGGTTCATTTGGTTTTGAACGCGCACAAACTTTTGAAATGCAAAGCGCAGCTATTGTCATGCAAATGGTCGGCTGTATTTTGGCAGGTTATTTTGCTGACCGTTTCGGTTGTGGCAAAGTCATGATGGTCGGCGCACTTGCCGTCGCACTCACAGCAGCAGTTTTTTATAACAGTTTGGGGCACGCGGCACATTCAACCATTTTTGGTTTATATATGTTGTTGGGGCTATGTTCAGGTACTGTCGGCATGGTGTCGAGCAGTATGGTCAAAATGTTCCCCGCGCCTGTGCGTTTTTCAGGTATTTCATTTTCTTATAATTTGTCTTATGCAATTGTGGGCGGTATGACACTGCCTTTAGTGCATTGGCTCAGTCAATATAGTGATATTGGTGCGATGTATTATATTTTCGCGCTGACCATTTTGGCCTTTGTAACTGCTTTTGTATTTTGGAATAAGTTTGAAAAAAACAGATATTAA